Part of the Bacteroidota bacterium genome, TTAAACAAAACAATTGTGCCATGAAGGTGGGCACAGACGCTGTTTTGCTTGGCGCATGGGTTAATGCATCTCAATCAGTAAATATTCTTGACATCGGTACTGGCACAGGTGTAATAGCCATTATGCTTGCTCAAAAATCGAATGGGACGATCGATGCTGTAGATATTGATGAAAGTGCTTTTAAACAGGCTATTGAGAATGTAAAAGCATGCCCCTGGAAGGACAGGATCCATGTTCATCACGCGGCTTTCCAGAATTTTTCGTCGGCCTCACAAAAAAAATACGATCTGATCGTGAGCAATCCCCCTTATTTTGTTGACTCAACAAAAACGCCTGAAGAAGCCCGCACTTATGCCCGCCATACCGATATGCTGGAATTTGATGAGCTGCTTGACGGGGTGTTGAAACTATTAACGGATGACGGGATCTTTTCACTTATACTTCCTTCTAAAGAAGGAGAATTTTTCAGGGACATTGCTGAAAGTAAAGAATTATACCTCACCAAACTTATGCGGGTACGACCACGGGTTGATAAACATGAAAAACGTTACCTGATGAGGTTTGAAAGAAAACGCAAAAGTTTTTCGGAGGCCTCGATCACTATTGAACATGAAGAGCATCACTCCTACACCGATGAATATAAGGAGCTGACTAAAGACTATTACCTGGCGTTTTAGATCAACGCATTCAGAGAACAATTGTTATCCCTGCTTTTCAATAAACTTAATTCCCAATTCTTCCAGCTCTTTTAATACCGGCTCATATATTTCCCTGGCGGTTGGAATAAGCACTCCCCTGCCCTTCAGTTCACCGTTCAAAAGCAACTTTACCGCAATAGCCATTGGCAATCCCACCGTTTGAGCCATGGCAGTATAAACCTGGTCGTGTCCCTTTACAACTAATGATGATGTTATCTTTTTTTCCTTACCATTCAATTTATAATTAAACTTGTGCTGCATCACGATCATGTCCTTATCATTTTCCTTTAGTTTCCACTTCCGTTCCAGCAGCTCCTGCAGTATTTCGGCAGGTGATGAATTGCTTATTTTAATTTTTTCATTTTCAAGAATACCCAACCATTCTATCTTTTTAATTAATTCGGATCCTTCAGTTTCATTTAAAAATGACGAAAGCCGGTGAACTATACTTCCTTTTCCCTTCGGAAGATAAGCTTCTACAAGTTGCGCGTAGGTCATTTTATTACTATCAGCAATTTTACAGGTATCATCCGTTAAACCAAGCTGCACAAATGCATTCCAGGCCTTACAATATCCCTTCATACGCAATGTACCTCTCAACATTGTTGGTATGCTCTCCAAACCATAGAGCTGGCGGTATGATAAAGAATCACGGTTGGCATACGCGTCAAATTCGCCATACCCTTCAACACTTATATTTTCGACCTGTGTAAACAATCTGTTATATGGAATATACTTATATTGACCATCCTCAATATACTGAGCGGTACCCTGCCCTGCCAGCACTACATTACGTGGGTTCCAGGTAAATTTATAACCCCAGGGATTATCATTACTCTCGGGCGCAACAAGCCCTCCGCAATATGACCTGAACGCTGTTAACTCTCCATCTGATGTTTTTATCCGATCGATGATCTGCATGGCGCTCATATGGTCAATGCCCGGATCAAGGCCCATTTCATTTAAAAACAATACTCCTTTTTTCTTCGCATCAGCATCAAGCGCCGCGATATCTTTTGAAACATAACTGGCTGTGATAAGATGCTTCCCGAATTGCAAACAATCTTTCGCGGCAAGTAAATGCATGGATGCAGGAAGCATGGAAACCACCACATCGGCAAGTTTGACTTCTGCCTCACGTTGTATTTGATTGTTTACATCAAAAGCAATTGCTCTTGCAT contains:
- a CDS encoding saccharopine dehydrogenase NADP-binding domain-containing protein is translated as MKNILIIGAGRSASSLIRYLLEHSSRETWKITVADVSLELALQKTNRHANARAIAFDVNNQIQREAEVKLADVVVSMLPASMHLLAAKDCLQFGKHLITASYVSKDIAALDADAKKKGVLFLNEMGLDPGIDHMSAMQIIDRIKTSDGELTAFRSYCGGLVAPESNDNPWGYKFTWNPRNVVLAGQGTAQYIEDGQYKYIPYNRLFTQVENISVEGYGEFDAYANRDSLSYRQLYGLESIPTMLRGTLRMKGYCKAWNAFVQLGLTDDTCKIADSNKMTYAQLVEAYLPKGKGSIVHRLSSFLNETEGSELIKKIEWLGILENEKIKISNSSPAEILQELLERKWKLKENDKDMIVMQHKFNYKLNGKEKKITSSLVVKGHDQVYTAMAQTVGLPMAIAVKLLLNGELKGRGVLIPTAREIYEPVLKELEELGIKFIEKQG
- a CDS encoding methyltransferase; this translates as MKVGTDAVLLGAWVNASQSVNILDIGTGTGVIAIMLAQKSNGTIDAVDIDESAFKQAIENVKACPWKDRIHVHHAAFQNFSSASQKKYDLIVSNPPYFVDSTKTPEEARTYARHTDMLEFDELLDGVLKLLTDDGIFSLILPSKEGEFFRDIAESKELYLTKLMRVRPRVDKHEKRYLMRFERKRKSFSEASITIEHEEHHSYTDEYKELTKDYYLAF